CCGACGAAGCTGCTGAAGCAGACCGAGCCGTGGGAGGGCCCCCTGATCGAGGGACCGTTCTTCCACCGGCACGACGGGAAGCTCTTCCTCTTCTTCGCCGCCAACGCCTACGACAAGGACACCTACGCCGAGGGGTACGCGGTCTGCGAGGGCCCGACCGGCCCGTGCGTGAAGGCGCCGGAGAACCCGATCCTCAAGTCCAACACGGCGGCGACGGGCCCGGGCCACGCCTCGATCGTCGAGAAGGACGGCCGTACCTGGCTGCTCTATCACGCCTGGCCGCCCGGCCAGGAGGGCAGCACCGACCCCGGCCGCCAGGCCTGGCTCGACGAGCTGATCTGGGAGAACGGCAAGCCCGTCCTCGAGGGCCCCACGGGAACCCCCCAGCCCCGCCCGTGACCTGAACGGCGACATCGATCACGCCCCCGGCCCCGGAGCCCGCACTGGCCCCGGAGCCCGCACTTTCACGGAAAGAGTGGCTATCCCACGTGGGATAGCCACTCTTTCCGTGAATTAGGCGCCCCGCGAGGCGGGCACGCCTCGCGGGGCGGGAGGGGGAGGGGGAGGGGTCAGCGGGGGGTCAGTGGGGGGCGGGGGTGGGTTCCTCGGTGGCGGCCGCCTCGCGGCGGGCGAGGCGGTTCTTGCGGTAGCCGTAGCCGAAGTAGATGATCCCGCCGAGCACCATCCAGATCAGGAACCGGATCCAGGTCTCCACCGACAGGTTGAGCATCAGATAGAGGCAGGCCAGCGCCGACACGATCGGCAGCACCGGGGAGAACGGCACCTTGAACGGCCGGTCCAGGTCGGGCCGCTTGCGACGCAGGATCGGCACCGCGATGGAGACCAGCACGAACGCGCAGAGCGCGCCGATGCTGACCAGGTCGGCCAGCGCGGAGAGCGGCAGGAGGCCGGCGAGCAGCGCGACGCCGATCGTCATGATCGCGGAGATCCGGTACGGGGTGCCCCAGCGAGGGTGCACCTTGGCGATCGACGGCGGGATGAGCCCGTCCCGGGCGATGGCGAAGCCGATCCGGCCCATGGCCACCAGGTCGACCAGAATGACGCTGGTCAGGCCGGCGATGGCGGCGATGGAGACCAGGACGGCGGCCCAGCCGGCGCCGACCGCCTTGAAGGCGGAGGCGATCGGGGCGCCCTCGTCGATGTCGGTGTAGCGGACCATGCCGACCACGACCAGCGAGACGGCGATGTAGAGCACGGTCGAGATGAGCAGCGTGCCGAGAATGCCCAGCGGCAGGTCCCGGCGGGGCTTCCTGGTCTCCTCACCGAGGTTCGCCACCGCTTCGAAGCCGGTGTACGCGAAGAACACCACCGCCGCGGCGGTGAGCACGCCGGCGAAGCCGAAGACCGACGGCTCCATCCCGAAGATCGCCTGGGTGACCGGCTGCCGGATGCCGTCCTCGCCCCCGCCGGCCGGCTCGGCTGACGGGATGAACGGGCTCAGGTTGGCCGCCTTCACGAAGAACAGCCCGGCGACCACGATGAAGACGCAGATGGCGACCTTCACCAGGACCAGCAGGTTGGTGACCCGGGC
The Micromonospora sp. R77 DNA segment above includes these coding regions:
- a CDS encoding amino acid permease, which gives rise to MSVLRTKPIKDVLAQGDADGSDGGLGLRRRLGAVDLMGFGIGIVIGTGIFTLTGIEAKNHAGPGVVISFGIAGLVALLAALCYAELAASVPTAGSAYTYAYATMGEIAAWIIGWDLLLEFALGSAVVARGWSGYLASLFNLPSAWFAEEGSIVNLGAIAIVLILGVVGIVGIRESARVTNLLVLVKVAICVFIVVAGLFFVKAANLSPFIPSAEPAGGGEDGIRQPVTQAIFGMEPSVFGFAGVLTAAAVVFFAYTGFEAVANLGEETRKPRRDLPLGILGTLLISTVLYIAVSLVVVGMVRYTDIDEGAPIASAFKAVGAGWAAVLVSIAAIAGLTSVILVDLVAMGRIGFAIARDGLIPPSIAKVHPRWGTPYRISAIMTIGVALLAGLLPLSALADLVSIGALCAFVLVSIAVPILRRKRPDLDRPFKVPFSPVLPIVSALACLYLMLNLSVETWIRFLIWMVLGGIIYFGYGYRKNRLARREAAATEEPTPAPH